From the genome of Lotus japonicus ecotype B-129 chromosome 6, LjGifu_v1.2, one region includes:
- the LOC130722313 gene encoding mediator of RNA polymerase II transcription subunit 13 isoform X2 — protein MWTNVFKLGGLHQISWFQFLPHEPDLNPLPDKSSKVDQKDAAMLLVLQSHLQLQKEGFLSTWTNSFVGPWDPSQGLHNPDEKIKLWLFLPGRHSSVVETAQPAVSGLRVVASGLWLAPGDSEEAAAALSQALRNRIERALLGLYYMRFGDVFSKFHQFQSEELFRRGQPSVEFVFAATEEAIFVHVIVSSKHVRTLSTGDLERLLKHSTETRYRLPVIVSPHGIRGSLTGCSPSDLVKQSYLSSAKFRVSNGIIGLPYHVSQGVGCQLRGQNCFVEVSLGFPRPGTDKALQLNKNGVRNLPKLHAAESPVLGRSDHKGSPDHLSDYEKTFLYPAEAVLVPVLQTSLARSSLRRFWLQNWMGPSLPGSCSFVHCAGNVDSTEDPWSEINGTRTQNSYDSSSNSNSSSISSLSDSSSDSDFKTTGPSELEADADSLTCRQSTISSADQLENDGPKLGSKRSRMAMTESLSTATNVPVQDAYMSDFGSMEVNNSAITRVGNESVGSYWDWDDEDRGMEMDIQALLSEFGDFGDFFENDVLPFGEPPGTAESQTLMFSAPDCGDVNSSPVGAMMDVSDQMLLPVGFSSFECFNPPPPSVMEECLDKSQDNLNNSMSSGPTNQTQMLYTKEFDHIMKAEAMMTFAPEFGAVETPTSELSTTLFRSPYFPKSRKADSSYSSSNNYLYGAAPPSSPYVEGSESKNGVVFNTKTGSGKHDASMSLHSKNYYTFVQSRKDLNDKKPVTCNDNSIAKSEGIGPPQFSNIGSNAVVKSVLRKMTEGTNETEHSLLSAKTLLATDISCAMLQASMCRSRHVLLSSSNLIPVGLNRSSGVSFVNHLPIDPSTNTDNISGKYEVKKKENIPVRIAGDIDGGILDGHLNAPVGVWRTVGASKVVKPSNSPNMEIGPSFSHNSFNEEGILSYGQRKPLQELLDGIAFLVQQAISFVDLALDADCGDGPYGLLALQEQWRRGFCCGPSMVHAGCGGTLSSSHSLDIAGLELVDPLSSDVHASTLINLLQSDIKMALKSAFSNLEGPLSVTDWCQGRNQSVDIGSIADCISAESSISECRDSSDPMSPSQSSSGIKVSSMMDNSKVDENSQRRCGQDMCNSESEQQPCSRLKPTLVALPFPSILVGYQDDWLKTSANCLQHWEKAPLEPYALQKPITYHVICPDIDPLTSAAADFFQQLGTVYETCKLGTHSPQGLGNQMEIESAKSSSCGFVLLDCPQSMKIESSNASLVGSVSDYFLSLSNGWDLTSYLKSLSKALRALNLSSSFSTNPSEGSNCSCLVIYVVCPFPDPTAILQTVIESSVSIGSVIQQSDRERRSSLHSQVVKALSGLATVDEASASNILVLSGFSIPKLVLQIVTVDAIFRVTSPSVSELVILKETAFTVYNKARRISRGISNDFSQLAFSSRSQSVLTQMPSPISGMWKDCVGPRMGHSLPREGDIDASLRPSNWDNSWQPTRTGVLSCDPSRSGDILLHDEIRYMFEPLFILAEPGSPEHGISVIGSPTSESSKALTDDSSANYVQSTSTAGSGDSASSIDGSGSDQKTHPSLHCCYGWTEDWRWLVCIWTDSRGELLDCNIFPFGGISSRQDTKGLQCLFVQVLQQGCLILQSCDSGLAKPRDFVIARIGGFYELEYLEWQKALYSVGGSEMKRWPLQLRKSLSDGVSATSNGSSLQQSDMSLIPERTLPSSPSPLYSPHAKPTAYMKANLGQPAARKQLMGGHSMVDNSRGLLHWAQSISFVAVSMDHTLKLVLPSDSSSPGYVEGFTPVKSLGSTSSAYILIPSPSMRFLPPTALQLPTCLTAESPPLAHLLHSKGSALPLSTGFVVSKAVPSMRKDHRSNLKEEWPSVLSVNLIDYYGGSNIQQEKFIRGINKQGGRGLSWDAKDFEVQTHLVLESLAAELHALSWMTVSPAYLERRTALPFHCDMVIRLRRLLHFADKELFKQSEKS, from the exons ATGTGGACCAACGTTTTCAAACTC GGTGGTCTGCATCAGATATCATGGTTTCAGTTTCTTCCGCATGAACCTGATCTGAACCCTCTACCTGATAAAAG TTCAAAAGTTGATCAGAAGGATGCTGCAATGTTACTGGTACTTCAATCACACCTGCAGTTGCAAAAGGAAGGATTTCTTAGCACATGGACCAATTCCTTTGTTGGACCCTGGGATCCATCTCAGGGTTTGCATAATCCTG ATGAAAAGATCAAGCTGTGGCTTTTTCTTCCGGGTCGTCATTCATCAGTTGTTGAGACTGCTCAGCCAGCAGTATCTGGATTAAGAG TTGTTGCGTCTGGGCTTTGGCTGGCTCCTGGGGATTCAGAAGAGGCTGCAGCTGCTCTCTCTCAGGCTTTAAGGAATCGTATAGAAAG AGCACTACTGGGGCTTTATTACATGAGATTTGGGGATGTATTTTCAAAGTTTCATCAATTTCAAAGTGAAGAATTGTTCAG GAGAGGACAACCCTCAGTTGAATTTGTATTTGCTGCAACAGAGGAGGCAATCTTTGTACATGTCATAGTGTCTTCAAA GCATGTCCGGACACTTTCCACAGGTGATCTAGAAAGGCTGTTAAAACATTCCACAGAGACAAGATACAGACTTCCAG TGATTGTTTCTCCTCATGGAATACGTGGCAGCCTGACTGGTTGTTCTCCAAGTGATCTTGTCAAGCAAAGCTATCTCAG TTCTGCCAAATTTAGGGTTTCAAATGGAATTATAGGTCTCCCATATCATGTTTCCCAGGGTGTTGGTTGCCAGCTGAGGGGGCAGAATTGTTTTGTTGAAGTAAGTCTTGGCTTCCCTAGACCTGGAACTGACAAGGCATTGCAGCTAAACAAAAATGGTGTCAGAAATTTACCCAAGCTTCACGCTGCTGAATCTCCTGTTTTGGGACGAAGTGATCACAAGGGATCACCAGACCATTTGTCAGATTATGAGAAAACATTTCTCTATCCAGCTGAGGCAGTGCTTGTACCAGTTTTACAGACGTCATTAGCAAGATCTTCCTTGAgaag ATTTTGGCTGCAGAATTGGATGGGTCCATCCCTGCCTGGATCCTGTTCGTTTGTTCACTG TGCTGGTAATGTGGATTCTACTGAAGATCCTTGGAGTGAAATCAATGGAACCCGCACGCAAAATAGTTATGATAGCAGCAGCAATAGCAATAGTAGCAGTATTAGTAGCTTAAGTGACAGCTCTAGTGATAGTGATTTCAAGACTACAGGACCAAGTGAGCTAGAGGCAGATGCTGATTCTTTGACATGTCGACAGTCTACGATATCTTCTGCTGATCAGTTGGAAAATGATGGCCCCAAATTG GGTTCTAAGAGGTCTCGAATGGCTATGACAGAGTCATTAAGTACAGCTACAAATGTTCCTGTGCAAGATGCATACATGTCTGATTTTGGTTCAATGGAAGTTAACAATTCAGCCATTACAAGAGTAGGGAATGAATCAGTTGGGTCTTACTGGGACTGGGATGATGAAGATAGAGGCATGGAAATGGACATTCAAGCTCTTCTATCTGAGTTCGGTGATTTTGGAGACTTCTTTGAAAATGATGTTTTGCCTTTTGGAGAG CCCCCGGGAACTGCAGAGTCTCAGACACTTATGTTTTCTGCTCCGGATTGTGGAGATGTCAACAGCAGTCCAGTTGGTGCGATGATGGATGTTTCAGATCAAATGCTTTTGCCTGTTGGGTTTTCTTCCTTTGAGTGTTTTAACCCACCACCTCCATCAGTCATGGAAGAATGTCTTGACAAAAGTCAAGATAACTTGAATAATTCCATGTCATCTGGGCCAACTAATCAAACTCAAATGTTGTATACAAAGGAGTTTGATCATATAATGAAAGCTGAAGCAATGATGACATTTGCTCCTGAATTTGGTGCTGTTGAGACCCCTACTAGTGAGTTGTCCACAACATTATTCAGAAGCCCATATTTTCCAAAGTCCCGAAAAGCGGACAGTTCATATTCAAGTTCAAACAATTACTTGTATGGTGCAGCACCACCCTCTTCTCCCTATGTTGAAGGATCAGAGAGTAAGAATGGAGTGGTATTCAACACAAAAACAGGTTCTGGAAAACATGATGCAAGTATGAGTCTCCACtcaaaaaattattatactTTTGTTCAGAGCAGGAAAGACTTAAATGATAAAAAACCAGTTACATGCAATGATAATAGCATTGCTAAATCTGAGGGGATAGGACCACCTCAGTTCTCAAACATTGGTTCTAATGCTGTTGTCAAGTCTGTTTTGAGGAAGATGACTGAAGGCACAAATGAAACAGAGCATTCCCTTCTATCGGCGAAAACTTTGTTGGCAACTGATATCTCGTGTGCAATGTTGCAAGCATCAATGTGCAGGTCACGACACGTTCTTTTATCTTCCAGTAACCTCATTCCTGTTGGTTTGAATAGGTCATCTGGGGTTTCATTTGTGAATCACCTTCCTATTGACCCAAGTACCAACACGGATAATATATCTGGGAAGTATgaagtgaagaagaaagaaaacataCCGGTTAGAATTGCAGGTGATATTGATGGAGGAATACTGGATGGGCATCTCAATGCACCTGTTGGTGTTTGGCGTACTGTAGGTGCTTCTAAAGTTGTAAAACCTTCAAATTCGCCAAACATGGAAATTGGTCCTTCCTTTTCTCATAATTCATTCAATGAAGAAGGTATCCTATCTTATGGTCAAAGAAAACCACTTCAGGAGCTTCTGGATGGGATTGCATTCCTTGTCCAGCAAGCTATTTCCTTTGTAGATCTGGCCTTGGATGCAGATTGTGGTGATGGTCCTTATGGTTTGCTTGCATTGCAAGAACAGTGGAGGCGTGGGTTTTGCTGTGGGCCTTCCATGGTCCATGCTGGTTGTGGAGGAACTCTTTCCTCCTCTCATTCTCTGGACATTGCTGGCTTGGAGTTAGTGGATCCACTTTCTTCTGAC GTTCATGCATCTACCCTGATCAACTTGTTACAGTCTGACATAAAAATGGCTTTAAAATCTGCATTTTCCAATTTGGAAGGGCCATTATCTGTGACAGATTGGTGCCAAGGACGCAATCAATCGGTTGATATCGGAAGCATTGCTGATTGTATTTCTGCTGAATCCAGCATTAGTGAATGTCGGGATTCTTCAGATCCAATGAGCCCATCCCAGTCATCATCCGGTATTAAAG TTTCCAGCATGATGGATAATTCTAAGGTGGATGAGAATTCCCAAAGGAGATGTGGCCAAGATATGTGCAATTCAGAGTCAGAGCAGCAGCCCTGTTCCCGGCTAAAACCTACTCTCGTTGCTCTTCCGTTTCCTTCTATACTTGTGGG GTATCAGGATGATTGGCTCAAGACATCAGCAAACTGTCTGCAGCACTGGGAAAAGGCTCCTCTAGAACCTTATGCTCTGCAGAAACCT ATTACATATCATGTCATATGTCCTGACATCGATCCCCTTACTTCTGCTGCTGCTGATTTTTTCCAACAACTAGGAACAG TGTATGAGACATGCAAGCTAGGTACTCATTCACCTCAAGGTTTGGGGAATCAGATGGAGATAGAGTCTGCGAAGTCTTCATCTTGTGGTTTTGTTTTACTTGATTGCCCTCAATCAATGAAGATTGAGAGCAGCAATGCATCTCTTGTTGGTTCAGTGAGtgattattttttatctttatcAAATGGCTGGGACCTGACTAGTTATCTCAAGTCTCTTTCAAAGGCTCTTAGAGCTTTGAATCTCAGTTCCTCCTTTTCCACAAATCCCAGTGAAGGAAGTAACTGTTCATGTTTG GTAATCTATGTGGTGTGCCCGTTTCCTGATCCTACTGCGATTTTGCAAACTGTCATTGAATCTTCTGTTTCCATTGGATCAGTTATCCAACAGTCAGATAGAGAGAGGAGATCTAGCTTGCATAGTCAGGTTGTGAAGGCATTAAGTGGCCTGGCTACTGTTGATGAAGCTTCAGCATCTAATATCCTtgtgctttctgggtttagtaTTCCGAAATTGGTCTTGCAGATAGTTACAGTTGATGCCATTTTCAGAGTCACAAGTCCATCAGTGAGTGAGCTTGTCATTTTAAAAGAGACTGCCTTTACTGTATACAACAAGGCTCGTcgcatttcacgtggaatctcTAACGATTTCTCTCAATTGGCATTTTCAAGTAGATCTCAGTCTGTTTTAACACAAATGCCTTCTCCCATCTCAGGGATGTGGAAAGACTGTGTTGGTCCTCGAATGGGACATTCTCTTCCAAGAGAGGGTGACATTGATGCTAGCTTGAGGCCTAGTAATTGGGATAATTCTTGGCAACCAACACGGACTGGGGTTTTGAGCTGTGATCCAAGTAGATCTGGGGATATTCTTCTTCATGATGAAATTCGTTACATGTTTGAACCCCTTTTCATTCTAGCAGAACCAGGTTCTCCAGAACATGGTATTTCAGTTATTGGTAGCCCCACTTCAGAATCTTCCAAGGCATTGACGGATGATAGTAGTGCTAACTATGTGCAGAGTACAAGTACAGCAGGAAGTGGGGATTCTGCTTCAAGCATCGATGGATCTGGGTCAGATCAAAAGACTCATCCAAGCTTGCATTGCTGCTATGGATGGACAGAAGACTGGCGTTGGCTTGTTTGCATCTGGACAGACTCAAGAGGAGAATTGCTTGACTGCAATATTTTCCCTTTTGGTGGAATAAGCAGTAGGCAGGATACGAAGGGGTTGCAGTGCCTATTTGTTCAAGTTCTTCAGCAAGGCTGTTTGATACTTCAATCTTGTGACTCTGGCCTTGCAAAGCCTCGAGATTTTGTGATAGCCCGCATTGGAGGTTTCTATGAGCTTGAGTACCTTG AATGGCAGAAAGCCCTTTATTCAGTTGGTGGATCTGAGATGAAGAGATGGCCCCTGCAACTGCGGAAATCTCTGTCTGATGGGGTGTCCGCAACTAGTAATGGTTCTTCTTTGCAACAGTCAGATATGAGTTTGATCCCTGAAAGAACTCTTCCTTCTTCACCTAGTCCTTTGTACAGCCCTCATGCTAAGCCAACTGCTTATATGAAAGCAAATTTAGGGCAACCTGCTGCAAGGAAGCAGCTTATGGGCGGACATTCGATGGTTGACAATTCAAGGGGTTTGCTTCATTGGGCACAAAGCATTAGTTTTGTTGCAGTTTCTATGGACCATACGTTAAAGCTAGTTCTTCCATCTGATTCATCTTCTCCTG GTTACGTGGAAGGTTTCACACCAGTGAAGTCTCTTGGTTCTACGTCTTCTGCATATATTTTAATTCCTTCTCCCAGTATGCGGTTCCTTCCTCCAACAGCTCTACAGCTCCCGACATGCCTCACTGCTGAGTCTCCACCTCTAGCTCATCTCCTTCATAGCAAGGGTTCTGCTCTTCCACTTTCCACAGGATTCGTGGTTTCAAAAGCGGTACCCTCCATGAGAAAGGACCATAGAAGCAACCTGAAAGAAGAATGGCCTTCAGTACTTTCCGTGAACCTCATCGATTATTATGGAGGTTCTAACATCCAGCAAGAGAAGTTCATCCGAGGAATTAACAAACAAGGTGGTAGAGGTTTAAGCTGGGATGCCAAAGATTTTGAAGTTCAGACCCACTTGGTTCTGGAGTCCCTTGCAGCAGAGCTTCACGCCTTGTCATGGATGACGGTCAGCCCCGCGTACTTAGAGCGACGGACGGCACTTCCATTCCACTGTGACATGGTTATTAGACTAAGAAGACTTCTTCATTTTGCTGATAAAGAGCTCTTTAAGCAGTCAGAGAAATCTTGA